A stretch of the Chitinophagaceae bacterium genome encodes the following:
- a CDS encoding TraB/GumN family protein: protein MRTITSFLCLLLLTCCFKSACAQGNSLLWKITGNGLSTTSYVYGTMHSKDARVFKLADSVFTAFESCDAFAMEIIIDDASRLNIMKGLFMDTSYTLKKLLTTEQYDSADQYCRQHTGESIKNFENLKPVYTAAILSQFMYSHSDSIDDDQQYFLDEYFQHLAMNQQKKIKGLESIAEQMHVFDVLSYQDQAALLMQTVRKSADEANSYDQMVRYYLDNDLVKMMSFENDFSLPDSLYDGLITIRNHRMAERIDTMIKKQSTFIAVGAGHLGETEGLVNLLRDKGYSVLPVLPAYTNYLPNGWYRKASIKNKFVADFPTVPQMSKEEIAASQLCHYSSTASTYTTEVHQYDLYVGYGRQDSVLKSVLQHHYEMKIVLDEIKPDTLNSNKFQLLLETTDGRNCTVQCFEKNNRVYVLLYTYKRKVNKEFRNRFFSSFQLLS from the coding sequence ATGAGAACTATTACTTCCTTTTTGTGCCTTTTGCTGCTAACTTGCTGTTTCAAATCAGCATGTGCACAAGGGAATTCGCTGTTATGGAAGATCACCGGAAATGGACTTTCAACAACCTCCTATGTGTATGGCACCATGCACAGTAAAGATGCCCGTGTATTCAAGCTGGCAGATTCCGTATTTACTGCTTTCGAATCCTGCGATGCATTTGCAATGGAAATAATTATTGATGATGCTTCGCGACTGAATATTATGAAGGGATTATTTATGGATACCAGTTATACCCTTAAAAAACTGCTGACCACAGAACAATATGATTCGGCAGATCAGTATTGCCGTCAGCATACCGGTGAAAGCATTAAAAACTTTGAAAATCTAAAGCCTGTTTATACGGCTGCCATTCTCTCGCAGTTCATGTACAGTCATTCGGACTCCATAGATGATGACCAGCAATATTTCCTGGATGAATACTTTCAGCATCTTGCAATGAATCAGCAAAAAAAAATCAAAGGATTGGAATCCATTGCTGAACAAATGCATGTTTTTGATGTGCTCAGCTATCAGGATCAGGCAGCATTACTGATGCAAACCGTGCGCAAGTCGGCTGATGAAGCGAATAGTTATGATCAGATGGTGCGCTATTACCTCGACAATGACCTTGTAAAAATGATGTCGTTTGAAAATGATTTTTCATTACCGGATTCATTGTATGATGGTTTGATTACCATACGCAATCACCGCATGGCGGAACGGATTGATACCATGATAAAGAAACAGTCAACCTTTATTGCAGTCGGTGCAGGACATTTAGGTGAAACGGAAGGCCTTGTGAACCTGCTTCGCGACAAAGGATATTCCGTATTGCCGGTACTGCCTGCATACACAAACTATTTACCGAATGGGTGGTATCGCAAAGCATCCATAAAAAATAAATTTGTAGCCGATTTTCCAACCGTACCTCAGATGAGCAAAGAAGAAATTGCTGCCAGCCAGTTATGTCACTACTCGAGTACAGCTTCCACTTACACCACAGAAGTTCACCAGTATGATTTATATGTTGGATATGGTCGGCAGGACAGCGTGCTGAAATCGGTATTGCAACATCATTATGAAATGAAAATCGTGCTCGATGAAATCAAGCCTGATACCTTGAACAGCAATAAATTTCAGCTCCTGCTTGAAACAACCGATGGCAGAAATTGCACTGTACAATGTTTTGAGAAAAACAATCGTGTCTATGTGTTGCTCTATACTTATAAGCGAAAAGTGAATAAGGAATTCCGCAACAGGTTTTTCTCATCGTTTCAACTATTATCATAA
- a CDS encoding T9SS type A sorting domain-containing protein — protein sequence MKKEILYLFIFLLSFSAAFSQPCIPGWTQPGSGIYPDTIVNMPAGPANVPYDFTVQFKVPLKDSSIITTGIDVYQVKLTGITGLENIPSSVAFHYNCNPSTCAFKGDSVGCVRIQGTPTTEGVYPLTINALVYFTPVASIPVDFTGYQITISNTIGIPGLQTSRFDVGQNQPNPATSKTQIFVNMMHGGPIDIKVSNVIGNEVYKTSITGHAGVNTVSLDVSKYKAGVYFYSISDEKNSITKRMVIDK from the coding sequence ATGAAAAAAGAAATACTTTACCTCTTCATATTCCTGCTTTCCTTTTCAGCAGCATTTTCGCAGCCCTGCATACCGGGCTGGACACAGCCGGGATCAGGAATTTATCCGGATACGATTGTGAATATGCCTGCTGGTCCGGCCAATGTGCCGTATGATTTTACGGTACAATTTAAAGTGCCGTTGAAAGATTCATCGATCATCACTACAGGCATTGATGTGTACCAGGTTAAATTGACCGGCATAACGGGATTAGAAAATATCCCTTCCTCTGTTGCCTTTCATTATAATTGTAATCCTTCAACTTGTGCTTTCAAGGGAGACTCTGTAGGCTGTGTCCGAATTCAGGGGACACCAACCACAGAAGGAGTTTACCCTTTAACCATTAATGCATTGGTGTATTTCACCCCGGTAGCGTCAATACCCGTAGATTTTACCGGATATCAGATAACAATCAGCAATACCATCGGAATTCCCGGTTTGCAAACAAGCCGTTTTGATGTTGGTCAGAATCAACCTAATCCTGCGACTTCTAAAACACAGATTTTTGTTAACATGATGCATGGTGGACCTATCGATATAAAGGTGTCTAACGTGATCGGAAACGAAGTGTATAAAACTTCTATCACCGGTCATGCAGGAGTTAATACTGTTTCACTCGATGTTTCAAAATATAAAGCCGGAGTATATTTTTATTCGATCAGCGACGAAAAAAATTCAATAACAAAAAGAATGGTGATTGACAAGTAA
- a CDS encoding FAD-dependent oxidoreductase produces MQPEKIIIIGAGAAGLMCARILSKAGKEVLVLEARDRTGGRIHTFTNDFFTMPVESGAEFIHGSLPVTINLLKEADIRFEPMKGSTWQVRDGALQPETSFFADWELLEKSLRELKEDLTIADFMATFFSDEKHAALRASIKGFAEGYDAADTLKASTFALRDEWLSEEEGTNFRVKSGYGKMIDFLERECVNGGAVIELNTIVTKVKWERNAVTINCSNEKQFTGNKIIITVPLGILQQTAASENAIAFIPAIPEKAAAIEKMGFGSVIKVLIEFKSPFWKSAGIKKQFSEASDLSFLISDASIPTWWTQYPEENALLTGWLAGPSAEKWKNKNDQLILEDALTSLASIFKWDVTDLKENISAWHVANWTNDPFTHGAYAYATLDSVQSVTILEQPVEDTLFFAGEAIYSGPAMGTVEAALASAVKVTGIVIGE; encoded by the coding sequence ATGCAACCTGAAAAAATAATTATCATCGGTGCAGGCGCAGCAGGTTTAATGTGTGCGCGTATTCTTTCTAAAGCGGGAAAAGAGGTGCTGGTATTGGAAGCACGTGACCGAACAGGAGGCCGCATTCATACATTTACTAACGATTTCTTTACTATGCCTGTGGAATCAGGAGCTGAATTTATTCATGGCTCATTGCCTGTAACCATAAATTTATTAAAGGAAGCAGACATCAGGTTTGAACCCATGAAAGGCTCCACATGGCAGGTAAGAGATGGAGCACTGCAACCCGAAACATCCTTTTTTGCAGATTGGGAATTGCTGGAGAAAAGTCTGCGTGAATTGAAAGAAGACCTGACGATTGCGGATTTTATGGCCACTTTTTTCAGTGATGAAAAACATGCGGCGCTTCGAGCTTCTATCAAAGGTTTTGCCGAAGGATACGATGCTGCCGATACATTGAAAGCAAGCACCTTTGCCTTACGTGATGAATGGTTGAGTGAAGAGGAGGGAACCAATTTTCGTGTTAAGAGTGGTTACGGTAAAATGATTGATTTCCTGGAACGCGAATGTGTTAACGGAGGAGCTGTAATAGAATTGAATACCATTGTAACGAAAGTGAAATGGGAACGCAATGCTGTAACGATAAACTGCAGCAACGAAAAGCAATTCACCGGGAATAAAATAATTATTACTGTTCCGTTAGGAATTTTACAGCAAACGGCTGCGTCTGAAAACGCTATTGCTTTTATTCCTGCCATTCCGGAAAAAGCCGCTGCAATTGAAAAAATGGGATTTGGTTCAGTAATAAAAGTGTTGATAGAATTTAAATCACCATTCTGGAAAAGTGCAGGTATTAAAAAACAATTTTCCGAAGCATCAGATTTGAGCTTCCTTATTTCCGATGCATCCATTCCAACCTGGTGGACACAATATCCGGAAGAAAATGCATTGCTTACCGGCTGGCTGGCCGGACCTTCAGCAGAAAAATGGAAAAATAAAAATGATCAATTGATCCTGGAAGATGCACTCACTTCTCTTGCTTCCATTTTTAAATGGGATGTAACGGACTTGAAGGAAAACATAAGCGCCTGGCATGTTGCCAACTGGACAAATGATCCATTCACACATGGCGCTTATGCCTATGCCACATTAGATAGCGTGCAATCAGTTACCATTCTTGAACAACCAGTAGAGGATACCTTATTCTTTGCCGGAGAAGCAATCTATTCCGGACCTGCTATGGGAACAGTTGAAGCTGCTTTAGCAAGTGCGGTGAAGGTGACGGGAATTGTGATTGGTGAATAG
- a CDS encoding discoidin domain-containing protein, producing the protein MKHAFFFHGNNKKSFRQFFAVVIILLIIIDNVLAQTSGIITYCNPMDINYQYNFEQLNSKISYRSGADPVIVNHNGGYYLFVTISGGYWHSNDLLHWNYITPTKWPMEDICAPAALSVRDTLYLFQSTFEQRPIFFTTTPENGRLYFYNRWLPQLPKEVGPWDPAIFYDEAKDKWYMYWGSSNVYPIYGAELDKNKQLTYKSDYKGLISLHPDQHGWERFGRNHRDTIKPYIEGAWMTKYHDKYFLQYGAPGTEFNVYANGTYVSDNPLGPFEYAPYNPVSYKPGGFMTGAGHGNTFQDTYGNYWNTGTPWIAINWNFERRISMFPAGFDEDDQMYSNTRFGDFPQYLPTGKWNDRNDLFTGWMLLSYQKPCRASSVMDTFVANKTTDEDPRTFWVADNNSAGEWITIDLLQPCEVRAVQVNFVDYKSDIFYSDSTVYTQFRLYASMDGKQWNKIADLTNEKRDRPNAYIELTKPEQARYIKYDHVYVAAPNLAISDIRVFGKGKGNLPAIPAKPEVVRDSDARNAMIKWNGVKGAVGYNILWGIAKDKLYQTYQVFQDDGNSLELRALNVGQSYYFAIEVFNEVGVSGQSPVVFIK; encoded by the coding sequence ATGAAACACGCATTTTTTTTTCATGGTAATAACAAGAAATCGTTCAGGCAATTTTTTGCTGTTGTTATTATTCTTTTGATAATCATTGATAATGTTTTGGCTCAGACTTCCGGCATTATTACATACTGTAATCCAATGGACATCAATTATCAATACAACTTCGAACAACTCAACAGCAAAATATCATATCGTTCAGGAGCTGATCCGGTGATCGTGAATCACAATGGCGGGTATTATTTATTTGTTACTATTTCGGGTGGCTACTGGCATTCCAACGATCTCTTGCATTGGAATTATATTACACCCACCAAATGGCCGATGGAAGATATTTGTGCTCCTGCAGCTCTTTCAGTTCGTGATACCCTTTATCTATTTCAATCAACATTTGAACAGCGTCCCATATTTTTTACCACCACTCCTGAAAACGGAAGATTATATTTCTACAACAGGTGGCTGCCACAGTTGCCGAAAGAAGTTGGTCCATGGGATCCTGCAATATTTTACGATGAAGCAAAGGACAAGTGGTATATGTATTGGGGTTCATCCAATGTTTATCCCATTTACGGTGCAGAACTGGATAAAAACAAACAACTTACTTACAAGTCGGATTACAAAGGTCTGATCAGCTTACATCCTGATCAGCATGGTTGGGAACGTTTCGGAAGGAATCACCGCGATACGATCAAGCCATATATTGAAGGTGCATGGATGACAAAATACCACGATAAATATTTTCTTCAGTATGGAGCGCCCGGCACTGAGTTTAATGTGTATGCAAACGGTACATACGTGTCTGATAATCCGTTGGGCCCATTTGAGTATGCTCCTTACAATCCTGTTTCTTATAAGCCCGGCGGGTTTATGACCGGTGCAGGCCATGGCAATACTTTTCAGGATACGTATGGAAATTACTGGAATACCGGAACGCCGTGGATTGCCATCAACTGGAATTTTGAACGTCGAATCTCTATGTTTCCGGCAGGCTTTGATGAAGATGATCAAATGTATTCCAACACGCGGTTCGGTGATTTTCCACAGTATTTACCTACCGGGAAATGGAATGACCGTAACGACTTGTTTACAGGTTGGATGTTGTTATCGTATCAAAAACCATGTAGGGCATCTTCAGTGATGGATACATTCGTTGCAAATAAAACAACCGATGAAGATCCACGCACTTTTTGGGTTGCGGACAATAATAGCGCAGGTGAGTGGATTACAATTGATTTGCTGCAACCCTGTGAAGTAAGGGCAGTACAGGTAAATTTTGTAGATTATAAATCGGATATTTTTTACAGTGATTCCACAGTATATACGCAATTCAGATTGTATGCATCAATGGACGGAAAGCAATGGAATAAAATTGCTGACCTCACCAATGAAAAACGTGATCGCCCAAATGCCTACATTGAATTGACGAAGCCTGAACAGGCACGCTATATAAAGTATGATCATGTTTATGTTGCTGCTCCCAATCTTGCCATCAGCGACATAAGGGTTTTTGGAAAAGGAAAAGGAAATCTTCCTGCTATACCGGCTAAACCTGAAGTTGTCCGTGATTCGGATGCGCGAAATGCCATGATAAAATGGAATGGTGTAAAAGGAGCAGTCGGCTATAATATTTTGTGGGGAATAGCGAAAGATAAACTGTATCAGACCTACCAGGTATTTCAAGATGATGGAAACAGTCTTGAACTACGCGCGCTCAACGTTGGTCAGTCTTATTATTTTGCTATCGAAGTATTTAATGAAGTGGGCGTATCCGGCCAAAGCCCTGTCGTTTTTATTAAGTAG
- a CDS encoding gliding motility-associated C-terminal domain-containing protein → MLALSGVPFSQNIFSFVNNETCPGANNGSINLFTGGTSAPYTYSWNTTPVQTTANATNLDSGIYVCKITDINGCITYDTVSVLLMPVIPLNTLANPPVICEGASTQLTVAGLSAFSWSPGGQTTSPAIVSPVVTTDYIVSGNDANGCTRQDTVTVTVNPLPVIIVNPNPASICTGGNIVLQASGASAYSWSPSTGLSNTAIFNPVANPADTTVYTVTGIDANGCSNSATVEVAVKPSPLVVAAANPSTICQGASSDLSVSGLNSFTWYPGGQTISPIIVSPLVTTIYTVTGSGSNGCNGQGTVTVTVNTLPIINCAPASTAICKSDSVLLTANGGVSYSWSPATDLNDPAVSNPFASPTTTTIYTVTGFDANGCSSTATSVVTVYNAPSVIAVADPSSICEGSSTQLSVSGLSLFNWNPGGQTISPITVSPNGSTTYTISGTDVNGCSGEGTVTVTVAPNPVVAVTSTDTIICNGTQATLIASGTATQYIWTPGAITGSMVSVSPSDTTEYMLTGVLGNCTAIDSITINVVPSPDVAFFPSLLEGCDPLLVSFTDQSLNGTEWSWLFGDGGSAAVQNPEHVFHPGTWSITETVSNEAGCTSTLVLPELIQVYADPVADFTVNPAFYQPVELINAEFQFLNQSIGATDFFWDFADEVFSDEEDPLHRYIAPGDYAVTLIVTGPGNCSDTISKSFLTVIPSTIGFIPTAFTPNGDGLNDLFLPTNTNLVGMDMKIFNRWGNLIFHGTSPADGWNGTYQDLPAEIGVYVYSISLQFENGKQEVRKGNLTLVR, encoded by the coding sequence TTGCTTGCACTATCGGGAGTTCCGTTTTCTCAGAATATCTTTTCCTTTGTGAACAATGAAACCTGTCCCGGCGCAAACAATGGAAGCATCAATTTATTTACAGGCGGAACTTCTGCGCCTTATACTTATTCCTGGAACACTACGCCCGTTCAAACGACAGCCAATGCCACCAATCTTGATTCAGGTATTTACGTTTGTAAAATCACCGACATCAATGGATGCATAACTTATGATACTGTTTCTGTTTTGTTGATGCCTGTAATTCCACTTAACACGCTGGCAAATCCACCTGTGATTTGTGAAGGTGCCTCCACACAATTGACAGTCGCGGGGCTTTCCGCTTTTTCGTGGTCTCCGGGCGGACAGACTACTTCACCTGCTATTGTAAGTCCTGTGGTTACTACAGATTATATTGTTTCAGGAAATGATGCTAACGGATGCACGCGACAAGATACGGTTACCGTTACCGTAAATCCATTACCGGTTATCATTGTAAATCCAAATCCGGCAAGCATCTGTACGGGAGGAAACATTGTATTGCAAGCTTCAGGAGCTTCTGCTTATTCATGGTCACCGTCAACAGGATTAAGCAATACAGCCATCTTCAATCCTGTTGCCAATCCTGCGGATACAACTGTTTATACGGTTACAGGTATTGATGCAAATGGTTGCAGCAATTCTGCTACCGTTGAAGTTGCAGTCAAGCCAAGTCCTTTGGTTGTAGCTGCGGCAAACCCATCCACCATTTGCCAGGGAGCATCCAGTGACCTATCTGTTTCAGGATTGAACTCATTTACCTGGTATCCGGGTGGTCAAACTATTTCGCCTATTATTGTTTCACCACTTGTAACAACAATTTACACTGTTACCGGTAGTGGTTCCAATGGTTGTAACGGACAAGGAACCGTTACAGTTACTGTTAATACTTTACCAATTATTAACTGCGCTCCGGCTTCCACTGCTATTTGCAAAAGTGATTCTGTTTTGCTCACTGCAAACGGAGGAGTGAGTTACAGTTGGTCGCCTGCTACAGATTTAAATGATCCTGCTGTTTCCAATCCATTTGCCAGTCCAACCACAACTACTATTTATACTGTTACAGGTTTCGATGCCAATGGTTGCAGTTCCACAGCTACTTCAGTTGTTACGGTTTATAATGCTCCATCTGTAATCGCAGTGGCTGATCCGTCAAGTATCTGCGAAGGAAGCAGCACGCAACTTTCTGTTTCCGGCCTGAGTCTTTTTAACTGGAATCCGGGTGGACAAACAATTTCACCCATTACCGTGAGCCCTAATGGAAGCACTACTTATACTATTTCAGGAACGGATGTGAATGGTTGCAGCGGTGAAGGAACTGTTACAGTAACTGTTGCACCGAATCCGGTTGTAGCAGTCACTTCCACAGATACGATTATTTGTAATGGTACTCAGGCGACATTAATTGCATCGGGAACTGCAACGCAATATATCTGGACGCCAGGTGCAATTACAGGCAGTATGGTGAGTGTTTCGCCATCTGATACCACCGAATATATGCTGACCGGCGTTCTTGGAAATTGCACAGCCATCGATTCTATTACAATCAACGTTGTTCCTTCTCCGGACGTAGCATTCTTTCCTTCTTTATTGGAAGGTTGCGATCCACTATTGGTAAGTTTTACGGATCAGAGTCTAAACGGAACAGAATGGAGTTGGTTATTTGGTGATGGTGGAAGCGCGGCCGTTCAAAATCCAGAACATGTTTTTCATCCCGGAACCTGGAGCATTACTGAAACGGTGAGTAACGAAGCCGGTTGCACATCAACGTTAGTGCTGCCTGAGTTAATACAGGTGTATGCTGATCCCGTTGCCGATTTTACGGTGAATCCTGCATTCTACCAACCTGTTGAATTGATAAATGCGGAGTTTCAGTTTTTGAATCAAAGCATTGGTGCAACAGATTTCTTTTGGGATTTTGCTGATGAAGTTTTTAGTGATGAAGAAGATCCCTTGCATCGTTACATAGCTCCCGGTGATTATGCTGTTACGCTTATTGTAACCGGACCCGGAAATTGCAGTGATACGATTTCCAAATCATTCCTCACAGTCATTCCATCAACAATAGGTTTTATACCAACGGCCTTTACGCCAAATGGTGACGGTTTAAATGATTTGTTTCTTCCAACCAATACCAACCTGGTTGGAATGGACATGAAAATTTTCAATCGATGGGGAAATTTAATTTTTCACGGTACATCTCCTGCTGATGGATGGAACGGTACATATCAGGACCTTCCTGCAGAAATCGGTGTGTATGTTTATTCGATCAGTCTGCAATTTGAAAACGGGAAACAGGAAGTGAGGAAAGGGAATTTAACGTTGGTGAGATGA
- a CDS encoding threonylcarbamoyl-AMP synthase yields the protein MLISVDKAVELLQHAEAVAVPTETVYGLAAVATNAKAISRIFEIKNRPADNPLICHFCDIEQIKTFATSIPENTLRLLQHFAPGPLSVMLDLPQDSSLLFATCGNPQMIARIPDHPLFLSIIKKLNVPVAAPSANTSGRISATTAEMVEKDLGDKVSGIVDGGATTVGLESTIVDARSMEKVFVLRPGLIGEKEIKSVLRDVKVIFDQDDSGKNIPGAKYPHYAPKTPVKILTSVVDIIDHPDSAVFLTLESMQTIPRSIFPILTSKNIHLLEIGTLQDLNSIARNFYQVVSSVDQLELSQAYFLMTDFGDSSLGKTLQNRLQKIVTG from the coding sequence ATGTTGATCAGCGTTGACAAAGCAGTTGAATTATTACAGCATGCAGAAGCTGTTGCCGTGCCAACAGAAACCGTGTATGGTTTAGCAGCCGTTGCTACAAATGCAAAAGCCATCTCCAGGATATTTGAAATAAAAAACAGGCCTGCGGACAATCCTTTGATCTGTCATTTTTGCGATATTGAACAGATCAAAACTTTCGCGACTTCCATTCCTGAAAACACACTAAGATTGCTGCAACACTTCGCACCCGGACCGTTAAGTGTTATGCTCGATCTCCCGCAAGATTCCTCACTCTTGTTTGCAACCTGTGGTAATCCGCAAATGATTGCACGTATTCCGGATCATCCGCTTTTTCTTTCCATCATAAAAAAATTAAATGTTCCGGTAGCAGCCCCGAGTGCCAATACTTCAGGGAGAATATCCGCGACCACTGCAGAGATGGTGGAGAAAGATTTGGGTGATAAGGTTTCCGGAATTGTAGATGGCGGAGCTACGACAGTCGGATTAGAATCAACCATTGTTGATGCGAGGTCAATGGAAAAAGTATTTGTGCTGCGACCGGGTTTAATTGGGGAAAAAGAAATAAAATCTGTTTTACGGGATGTAAAAGTTATTTTCGATCAGGATGATTCAGGCAAAAATATTCCAGGCGCGAAGTATCCGCATTATGCTCCGAAAACGCCTGTTAAAATTTTAACATCAGTGGTTGACATTATCGATCATCCCGACAGCGCTGTCTTTCTCACGTTAGAATCTATGCAAACAATTCCACGAAGCATTTTTCCTATACTCACATCTAAGAATATTCACCTCTTAGAAATCGGAACCCTTCAGGATTTAAATTCCATAGCTCGAAACTTTTACCAGGTGGTGTCTTCTGTTGATCAACTGGAATTATCTCAGGCTTATTTTCTTATGACGGATTTCGGGGATTCTTCGTTGGGAAAAACACTTCAAAACAGGTTGCAAAAAATAGTGACGGGCTGA
- a CDS encoding alkane 1-monooxygenase: MKIHSAQNSLRYFLSLTPGAFVIAGNLLGGWWSISNIIYTMLLLIGIEYLTKENKKVNDVDDGTVPNVVLSLHVLFHTLTIFTLLYGIYAGILVGKFIWIASVSTGISGGIEGINSAHELIHRKQWYARIGGIWNLLLVNYSHFYIEHIRGHHRFIGTPRDSATALYGESFYHFFARTVPAQFRSAFQLEADRLRKINQHGGGIRNLVVQLVVIQIMLCIIIFYLAGNIALLAYLHQSVIAFFLLEYVNYIEHYGLQRSEREKVNATHSWQCDLPISRFALIELSRHSDHHITASKPYYKLINYDDSPVLPAGYFGSFYWAMFPPLWFKKVNPVLDAYLEKKNGVSR, translated from the coding sequence ATGAAAATTCATTCTGCACAAAACTCGCTTCGTTATTTCCTAAGTCTCACGCCCGGCGCTTTTGTTATCGCCGGCAATCTTCTTGGCGGATGGTGGTCGATCTCGAATATCATCTATACCATGTTGCTATTGATTGGTATTGAATACCTGACGAAAGAAAACAAAAAAGTGAATGACGTTGATGATGGAACTGTTCCTAACGTTGTACTCTCGCTCCATGTTCTCTTTCACACCCTCACCATTTTCACATTGCTTTATGGTATTTACGCTGGAATACTGGTTGGCAAGTTCATCTGGATCGCTTCCGTTTCCACCGGCATCAGTGGCGGCATTGAAGGAATCAACAGCGCACACGAACTCATCCACCGCAAACAATGGTATGCCCGAATCGGCGGCATCTGGAATTTATTGCTGGTGAACTACAGTCACTTTTACATCGAACACATCAGAGGACATCATCGCTTTATCGGCACGCCACGTGATTCTGCAACAGCACTCTATGGTGAATCATTTTATCATTTCTTTGCACGTACAGTGCCTGCACAATTCCGGAGCGCGTTTCAATTGGAAGCAGACCGGCTGCGAAAAATAAATCAACACGGTGGTGGAATAAGAAATCTTGTAGTTCAATTGGTGGTGATACAAATCATGCTTTGCATAATCATTTTCTACCTCGCAGGCAACATTGCATTGCTTGCTTACCTGCATCAAAGTGTAATTGCTTTTTTCCTGTTGGAATATGTCAACTATATTGAACATTACGGGCTACAGCGTTCAGAAAGAGAAAAAGTAAATGCGACGCATAGCTGGCAGTGCGATTTACCTATCAGCAGGTTTGCATTGATCGAACTGTCCCGTCATTCAGATCACCACATCACCGCTTCAAAACCTTACTACAAACTAATTAATTACGATGATAGCCCGGTGTTACCTGCGGGTTATTTTGGTTCGTTCTATTGGGCCATGTTTCCTCCGCTGTGGTTCAAAAAAGTAAATCCTGTACTGGATGCATACCTGGAAAAGAAAAACGGAGTTTCTAGGTGA